Genomic DNA from Lagenorhynchus albirostris chromosome 20, mLagAlb1.1, whole genome shotgun sequence:
GTAAATAGCCTGTTTAGACAAATCTAAGGATGACACAAGGTGCACCTTCACAGAAAGCACCTCAGTCACATGATGCACGGACACGGCCTCAGAACCAGTTCCAACACTGAGCGCCAGTCCACCACTAATCAGTGAAACCTGCTAGCCATCCCTGAATGAAGCATTTTCTAGGTTCCCATCAACCTTTTCTGTAATGAAAGTCAGAAACTGGGAGAAGGTCCCAAAGGGATCCACTCTCTGAACTCAGAAAGGTCTCAGAATAAAGGTTTTCTAGAGAAGCCAAGCCAGGCAGGACAGTTTTAGAGACAGCTCGTTGGGGGCTCCTGCATTTCTTCTCCACGGCGGAGTGATTAAGGACACAGACttgggagccagactgcctgagtttgaaGCCCATTCCACTTATCAACTGTCAAATCTCGGGGGAGTAATGGATGCTTTttgctcagtttcctcaactactGATAAAAGGCTTAAAAGGGCTAATTGTCATGAAGCGTTTGGGACAGCAGCTATTGCGTATAGCAACCCTTAAAGTATAatgcttgttaaataaatgatcTGCTGAGCACCGTGACACTTCTTCACCCCAGGGGACAGTGAAAGGCTGGGGAGGAGGTAGAGAGACAAAGGTTCTGTTGAAGAGCTTAAGTGAGGATTTCTTAGACCTGATGTGGGGACTCCAGACCTCATCCTGTTGCCCCAAATCCCCTCCAATCTCCAGACCCCAAACAGCCTTGTTCTGAGGCCAGGAACCAGAATTGGGCACAGGACACATCCCAGCCTTTGAGATCTTTCACTGAATCTGAGACAGTCTCCTCTACCACTGTGCTCATGGTCGCCCTACGACTAAGGAAGAGCTTATATCAAAGGGTTAAACGTACTCCCACTGGGGATGGAGGTCAATTTCCTCCCTGAAACTtagctctctgtgcttccttcacTCTACCGTCAACAAATGCGCAGGATATGAAATTGCTGAGAAGTCTATTTtgaaatcttagttcccctatttaaaaaaatatatgttgccTCAATGAACATTTCTCAAAACCTCAGCCCAGGAGCCTCCAAAGCCCCTACCAGGCCAGCTCTCCTCCCGCAGCCACTCCCTTCACAGGAGGATGAGGGTCTGCATGGCAGccacatccctccccctcctgcttGTCCTCATCACCGTCGCCCTGGGGTCCAAGACTGAATCTGATTCAAGTGAGTGCAATACCTTCCAACCTGGTTCTTGTGGGTTAACAAGCACGAGTAGGGTTGCCGGGGATACAAGGAGAAAGGGGCTCTAGAAGGAGGTCTGGTGTCTTCTTTTTTGtgttattgaagtacagttgctgTACAATGTTATATAACTTACAGGTGTACGatagagtgattcacaatttttaaaggttatacttcatttatagttataaaatattgactgtattccccatgttgtgcaatatatccttgtagcttgtcttatacctaatagtttgtacctcttaaccccctacctctacttttcccctccccactggtaaccactagttttctctctatatctgtgagtctgcttcttttttgttatatttactagtttgttatattttttagattccacatataagggatatcctacagttatttgtctttctctgtctgacttatttcacttagcgtaatgccctccaagtccatccatgttgctgcaaatgtcaaattttcattcttttttatggctgagtagtattccgttgtatgtatataAGGTCTTGTGTCTTCCTCACCCTGTGCGGGATGAGTCCCCTTCCTGTCAATGCCATGTGCCTGGCAGTGAGGCCAGGCTATCTCTTCACTCCCTCAATTCACCTCTCTTTGCCGTTAAGCAAAAGACTGGCTCATCCCATTTGGGGTCATTATCCCCAGGGAGACTGAGGAACAGTATTTGGAGCCTGTCGAGGCCACTATGTCCATTTACCTCCTGGGATTTGCACCCAGGCTGCTTCCAGGGTCCTCCCTACCCCACGAGTGCAGCATCTTTTAGTTATGTGGTAGGGGGAAATGCAACAGTTGGGGGTGTCCCCAGGCCACCTTTTTTCAGCTTATTTCTTAAGATGAGCTGCCTTTACAGCAGCCAAAACTATTCCTCACTTtgcaattttactttatttccttttcagaaacTGAAGGGAAACATAGAAGGCTGTTGAAATAAAACTAGACTAAAGTTGACGGAATCTGGACAGTTTGATTTGCCTCTCTGAGAATTCACTCAGACAGCTCAGAGGAATGCAGTGGCAGTGGTTCCCGGGGACCAGTGGGTCCCTTATTTCACTCTTTGGGGAGTGAGGATGCTGCTGGCAATGGTGCTGGATAAGAGGACCAGCCCTTCCCTTTCCACCCAAGCACCCGGTCACTGTCGGTGACCCCGAGGTCATCGCTGTGCACACCCACATTTCTGTCCAGGTTGGTCACATAACATGCACAGCCCCAATCACTGCACCTGCTAACTGCAGGGTCCTTGATCTGAAACGCCCTTCCTGCTACCCCCATAATTCAATCTTGGTGTGACTTTGCTGTCACCCCCTTGCACCTCCTGTAAGAGCCATGAAATTTCAGaatcaaaaaataactgaaaaatagtGATTTTTTAGAAAGTGTTTTAGATCAGGAAACCTTCTCTTCAAGCAAAATCTCACACAGGAGgcccaaaatgtaaaacagacaaaaaggcTGATGGGGTCTTATACCCAAGACTGAACTCCCAAGTGCATCAGTGCCTCCAGGAAACTTCATGTAAAGACCACCAATCCAGTTAACCGCCTcttcacagatggggagactgaggaggGAATGAGGGGTGAGGGGCGCAAAGCCAgcagaggtgaggtggggtgtCCTGCAGATCTGGGTGTCCTGGCCCCCGGGCCATTGTCTTCGGGGCTTGGTATGGGCATCCTGCCCTCTTTGCAGGGAACGGGCAGGATGGGGACACTGGGAGGGGCAGGGTCTGCATTCCCAAATGGCATGTATCCCAATCCCTGTTGGGATTTCTTCCCACATCCCTCCTTTTTGGAGCATCTCTGCCAGCTGCCCCCAGGGATGGCGTGGGCTCGCTGAGATCTAGGCTTTGCTGCTCTTCCATCTGGAGTTCAAAGTCATCAGCCAGTCCTTCTGGGGTGGGGATGTGGGGGTGGAGAATGGAAAGCAGAGTGATCACTAatgaaggaagagggaaaggggagccCCGGGAAGAGTCTGAAGGGGAGACCAGAGGACTGAGTTTTTTCTACAGCCCTCTCTTGGAATTCTGGGGGctgtcccctccttccttccctcttccaccTGCTCGGGGGCAGAGGCAGCCAGCAGCTGTCACCTTTAACAAATGTCccgatctgggacttccctggtggcgaagtggttaagaatccgtctgccaatgcaggggacacgggttcgagccctggcccgggaggatcccacatgacgtggagaaaaaagcccgtgcgccacaactactgagcctgtgctctagagcccgtgagccacaactactgaagcccgtgcgcctagagcctgtgctccgcaacaagagaagccaccgcaatgagaagcccgcgcaccgcagccaagagtagcccccgctcgccgcaactagagaaagcccgcgcgcagcttTCTCTAGTCTCTCTTTCTTCGCGttgcgaagacccaacgcagcaaaaaataaacaaataaaataaataagtttatttaaaaaaaccaaacaaacaagtgCCCTGATCTCAGCTTCCCTCCATGCTTTCTCCTCAGGAGGACCTTACCACCCCACCGAGTGCTGCTACAGCTACCTGACCCGGCCAATCAGGAAGCACTGGATTTCACGCTATTATGAGACCGGCGGCCTGTGCTCCAAGCCTGGAATTGTG
This window encodes:
- the LOC132511359 gene encoding C-C motif chemokine 14-like codes for the protein MRVCMAATSLPLLLVLITVALGSKTESDSRGPYHPTECCYSYLTRPIRKHWISRYYETGGLCSKPGIVFITKNGRQLCANPSDDWVQDYIKGAGGDLSDPEVAEKDTAQNLKRWG